The following are encoded in a window of Psilocybe cubensis strain MGC-MH-2018 chromosome 4, whole genome shotgun sequence genomic DNA:
- a CDS encoding Allantoate permease, giving the protein MITTLEDQKVHEVEKQHDIRETSLDEKFSIDIQDGDEALRLIGAERTAQFSEEYNAKLRRKLDMLIPPLCAAVYFTQFLDKTSLNYASIMGLPIVGQHYNLVSLAFYLGFLVWEFPTVYISQKTRVAKYLGFNIITWGAILMLHSVGTSFGAFFALRFLLGMCESCVAPSLILIISMFYKKNEQSRRISWFYVMNGMTQIFGGFVAYGVSFYDGKLLAPYKIIYILLGGLAILVGICVLIWLPDSPVHAKFLTKEERIAALERVRDDAGGTENKRLKKYQVIEAVCDIRTWLIVLTTLLTSIPNGALSNFSNIIIRNLGYTSKQTLILSTPGGAVAALMTLFCGWYSDKKGERMVPIVFAIVPTIVGSAMLIGLNNSGKKGVLLFAVYLIGTFGSALSSVYAYNASNTSGHTKKSTINAMTLVAFSIGNIIGTEIFLPKDAPAYLPGKTAIMVLLTVQLAISLLLRRINIRLNIKKVAKIEEEKTRRGWTDADIQRERERHAFADLTDKENIYFVYTA; this is encoded by the exons ATGATCACCACGCTAGAAGACCAAAAAGTTCATGAGGTCGAGAAGCAGCATGACATTAGGGAAACTAGCCTCGACGAGAAGTTCTCTATAGACATTCAAGATGGGGACGAGGCACTTCGCCTTATCGGTGCTGAGCGGACCGCTCAGTTTTCTGAAgaatacaacgcgaaattgAGGCGAAAGCTA GATATGCTCATACCTCCACTTTGCGCCGCTGTTTACTTCACGCAATTTTT AGATAAAACGTCATTGAATTATGCGAG CATCATGGGCCTCCCTATTGTTGGCCAG CATTACAACCTGGTCTCGTTGGCGTTTTATCTTG GTTTTTTGGTCTGGGAGTTTCCAACTGTCTACATCTCTCAGAAAACTCGCGTCGCCAAGTATCTTG GGTTCAACATTATTACATGGGGAGCTATACTTATGCTTCATTCTGTTGGCACCTCATTTGGCGCCTTTTTCGCTCTGCGCTTTTTGTTAG GGATGTGCGAATCCTGTGTAGCGCCGAGTCTTATTCTCATCATCTCCATGTTTTACAAGAAGAACGAACAG TCGAGACGTATTTCGTGGTTCTACGTGATG AATGGAATGACACAGATATTTGGCGGGTTCGTGGCATAT GGGGTCTCCTTCTATGATGGAAAGCTTCTTGCACCTTACAAGATTATATACATTCTCCTTGGAGGGTTAGCAATTCTTGTTGGTATATGTGTACTTATCTGGTTACCGGATTCCCCGGTACATGCCAAATTCCTCACGAAGGAGGAACGAATTGCTGCCCTCGAACGCGTTCGTGACGATGCTGGAGGAACAGAAAACAAACGTTTGAAGAAATACCAAGTAATTGAAGCAGTTTGCGATATTCGGACATGGTTGATCGTTTTGACAACCTTACTTA CCAGCATTCCCAATGGCGCACTGAGCAACT TCAGCAACATCATTATCCGGAACCTGGGCTATAC ATCTAAGCAAACCCTTATACTTTCGACTCCGGGAGGTGCTGTTGCGGCGCTTATGACACTGTTTTGTGGATGGTACTCAGATAAAAAA GGAGAGCGCATGGTTCCCATTGTATTTGCCATAGTTCCAACGATTGTAGGCTCAG CAATGTTAATTGGCCTAAACAATTCTGGCAAGAAAGGTGTTTTGTTATTCG CCGTATATCTCATTGGGACCTTTGGAAGTGCTCTTTCTTCCGTTTATGCATATAATGCGAGCAATACCAGTGGGCACACCAAGAAAAGTACAATCAACGCCATGACCCTCGTCGCGTTCAGCATTGGTAATATCATCGGAACCGAGATATTCCTCCCGAAAGATGCGCCGGCATATTTACCAGGCAAAACGGCTATCATGGTGCTCTTGACAGTTCAACTGGCGATATCCTTGTTATTGCGACGAATCAATATTCGGCTCAACATCAAGAAAGTCGCCAAaatcgaagaagagaaaacacGCAGAGGTTGGACGGATGCAGATATTCAACGAGAACGGGAAAGGCACGCTTTCGCAGATCTCACTGACAAAGA GAATATCTACTTTGTTTACACCGCCTGA
- a CDS encoding Acetyl-CoA acetyltransferase, mitochondrial codes for MLSRSDFVLACSAFARRHPQWFWADNHRPGYGFLFRTTTHVFKGTQPSTVMLELEGVEELGLEADDIASAHPAPPSLSVQEYIVYSASFNVPAFYFTIHEPNGSPLSLNQILQTTLFKMELPDGAEATTFALSAPSQPFPLLSQGEHPTLGTPCWYFHPCATDAAVAEFMTEVEQADWNAETRLLRWMELWFMIVGAFRHIHLKYKGGMLLSRFTSSSSRILTPSLARAMSNEVVIVSASRTPVGSFNGALKSFTATQLGTIALKDAIAKANIDASVIEEVYFGNVVQAGVGQSPARQVALNAGLDITSDATTINKVCASGMKSIILAAQAIKLGDRSVVAAGGMESMSNAPFLIPRQNPTFGKFTAIDSLENDGLWDVYNNFAMGNCGESSAVKHGISRESADSHALESYARAARAWKAGAFDAELVPITIKGKKGDIVVKEDEEYKKVLPEKVPTLRSAFKQGGIITAANSSPLSDGASALILMSASKAEELGLKPLAKVVSWADAGTLPIDFPEAPTKALPIALKKAGLTVDDIAQFELNEAFSVVVRVAEKVCNIDPAKININGGAVSHGHAIGNSGSRIIVSLTHSLKSGEYGAAGICNGGGAASALVIQKL; via the exons ATGCTCTCTCGCAGCGACTTTGTGTTGGCCTGCAGCGCGTTTGCTCGCCGCCATCCGCAGTGGTTCTGGGCTGATAACCATCGTCCAGGATATGGTTTCCTATTTCGCACAACCACCCATGTTTTCAAGGGCACCCAGCCTTCTACCGTCATGCTCGAATTAGAAGGCGTAGAGGAGTTGGGGCTTGAAGCGGATGATATTGCATCTGCTCACCCGGCGCCTCCTTCCCTGTCTGTGCAAGAGTACATTGTTTACTCTGCGTCTTTCAATGTACCTGCCTTTTATTTTACAATTCATGAACCCA ACGGTTCACCTCTGTCTCTGAATCAAATATTGCAGACAACGTTGTTTAAAATGGAGTTGCCGGACGGAGCGGAGGCGACCACCTTCGCTCTTTCTGCTCCCTCACAGCCGTTTCCCCTTTTGTCGCAAGGAGAACACCCGACTCTGGGTACTCCGTGCTGGTATTTTCATCCCTGTGCAACCGATGCTGCTGTGGCTGAGTTCATGACAGAAGTTGAGCAGGCTGATTGGAATGCGGAGACACGGCTTCTCCGATGGATGGAGCTCTGGTTCATGATCGTTGGCGCT TTCCGCCATATTCATTTGAAATATAAAGGCGGAATGCTCTTATCGCGATTtacatcctcttcttcccgtATACTTACCCCATCGCTTGCTCGTGCCATG TCCAACGAAGTTGTCATCGTCTCTGCCTCCCGTACTCCCGTCGGCTCCTTCAATGGTGCCCTCAAGTCGTTCACCGCTACCCAGCTTGGGACAATTGCTCTCAAAGATGCTATCGCAAAGGCCAACATCGACGCTTCAGTTATCGAGGAGGTGTATTTCGGAAATGTAGTCCAGGCCGGTGTCGGTCAATCACCTGCCCGCCAAGTCGCTCTCAATGCTGGTCTCGATATCACTTCGGATGCCACCACAATTAACAAGGTGTGCGCCAGTGGAATGAAGTCGATCATTCTTGCTGCACAGGCCATTAAGCTTGGCGACCGATCTGTTGTTGCAGCTGGAGGCATGGAGAGCATGAGTAACGCTCC CTTCCTCATCCCCCGTCAAAACCCTACTTTTGGCAAGTTCACTGCCATCGATTCTCTCGAAAACGACGGACTTTGGGATGTCTACAACAACTTCGCTATGGGCAATTGCGGAGAGAGCTCCGCCGTAAAACATGGCATCTCCCGCGAATCTGCTGATTCCCATGCTCTTGAATCTTATGCTCGTGCTGCTCGCGCTTGGAAGGCCGGAGCTTTCGATGCTGAGCTTGTCCCCATCACCATCAAGGGCAAAAAGGGTGACATTGTAGTgaaagaggatgaggaataCAAGAAAGTTCTCCCAGAAAAGGTCCCAACTCTGCGATCTGCGTTCAAGCAGGGAGGTATCATCACCGCCGCCAATTCTTCCCCTCTCAGTGACGGTGCTTCCGCCCTCATCCTCATGTCTGCATCCAAGGCTGAAGAGCTCGGTTTGAAGCCTCTTGCTAAGGTTGTCT CATGGGCCGATGCCGGAACTCTTCCCATCGACTTCCCTGAGGCTCCCACGAAGgccctcccaattgccttGAAGAAGGCTGGTTTGACTGTTGATGACATTGCCCAATTCGAGCTGAATGAAGCTTTCTCCGTGGTGGTTCGCGTTGCTGAGAAAGTCTGCAATATTGACCCTGCCAAGATTAACATCAACGG TGGTGCCGTCTCCCATGGACATGCTATTGGAAACTCGGGATCACGTATCATCGTATCTCTTACTCACTCGCTGAAATCAGGGGAATATGGCGCTGCTGGTATCTGTAATGGG GGCGGTGCTGCATCTGCTTTGGTCATTCAAAAACTATAA
- a CDS encoding ribosomal 40S subunit protein S1B, translating into MAVGKNKRLSKGKKGIKKKVVDPFSRKDWYDIKAPSIFDVRNVGKTFANRSQGLKNANDSLKGRIIELSLADLNKEEEQSFRKIKLRIDDIQGKNCLTNFHGMDFTSDKLRSLVRKWQTLIEAHVDVKTTDGYLLRLFAIGFTKRRPSQVRKTTYAQSSQIREIRKKMFEIMTREASTCDLKELVQKFLPEAIGREIEKASRSIYPLQNVYVRKAKILKAPKFDASKLLELHGESTDETGTKIAKEFKEPEILESV; encoded by the exons ATGGCTGTAGGAAAG AACAAGCGCCTTTCAAAGGGTAAGAAGGgtatcaagaaaaaggtCGTCGACCCCTTCTCGAGGAAGG ATTGGTACGACATCAAGGCTCCATCGATTTTCGATGTCCGAAATGTTGGAAAGACGTTTGCTAACAGGTCTCAGGGACTGA AAAATGCCAACGACTCTCTGAAGGGCCGCATTATTGAACTTTCTTTGGCCGATCTcaacaaggaggaggagcaatcCTTCCGCAAGATCAAGCTGCGCATCGACGATATCCAGGGCAAAAACTGCCTGACTAACTTCCACGGAATGGACTTCACCTCGGACAAACTTCGTTCACTTGTTCGCAAGTGGCAAACCCTCATCGAGGCTCACGTGGACGTTAAGACCACCGACGGCTACCTTCTCCGTCTCTTCGCCATTGGATTCACTAAGCGCCGCCCATCTCAGGTCCGCAAGACCACTTACGCTCAGTCAAGTCAAATCCGGGAGATCAGGAAGAAGATGTTTGAAATTATGACCCGTGAAGCTAGCACCTGCGACCTCAAAGAGCTCGTCCAGAAATTCCTCCCTGAGGCAATCGGACGTGAGATTGAGAAGGCGTCGCGCAGTATTTACCCCCTCCAAAACGTTTATGTCCGCAAGGCTAAGATTCTCAAGGCACCCAAGTTCGACGCTTCCAAGCTGCTTGAACTCCATGGTGAATCAACGGAC GAGACAGGAACGAAGATCGCGAAGGAGTTCAAGGAGCCTGAGATCCTTGAGTCTGTGTAG
- a CDS encoding Adenine phosphoribosyltransferase → MADVELIKKCLTAHPDFPKKGIVFLDIFPILRDPFVFETLITHFIQHITSHTIGLSEKKRVDVIVGLDARGFLFGPIIALRLGAAFVPVRKAGKLPGACISASYEKEYGTDSFEMQAGAITPGQTVVVIDDLIATGGSAKAAGELVAMQGGQTLEYLFVIELMFLQAASKLNAPVYSIVKTDD, encoded by the exons ATGGCCGACGTTGAGCTAATTAAGAAGTGCCTCACAGCTCATCCCGATTTCCCTAAGAAA GGTATCGTCTTTCTCGATATCTTTCCCATCCTCCGTGATCCTTTCGTCTTCGAAACACTTATAACTCATTTCATTCAACACATCACTTCGCACACTATCGGATTGTCTGAAAAGAAGAGGGTTGACGTTATTGTTGGTCTCGACGCCAGAGGCTTTTTGTTTGGCCCCATCATTGCGCTGAGACTTGGTGCAGCTTTTGTACCTGTCAGGAAAGCGGGAAAACTTCCTGGGGCATGCATTAGCGCAAGCTATGAGAAGGAATATGGCACG GATTCATTTGAGATGCAAGCAGGCGCAATCACCCCAGGTCAAACTGTTGTTGTTATCGATGATCTAATTGCTACAG GTGGTTCGGCAAAGGCAGCGGGTGAACTGGTCGCCATGCAAGGAGGCCAGACGCTCGAATATCTCTTCGTCATCGAGCTCATGTTCCTCCAAGCTGCCTCGAAGCTCAATGCTCCGGTATATTCCATCGTGAAAACCGACGACTGA
- a CDS encoding ER degradation-enhancing alpha-mannosidase-like protein 1, with protein sequence MKWGSYWPEVLIVVGLLAFNGSRWFHATDASSPLKVSSGWTSQRKLAAREKTRELWYHGFDNYMTFAFPLDELTPLSCSGQGPDWTNVGNYAANDVAGNFSLTLVDVLDTLVVLDDRTGFEKAVKNVIEWVSFDVNTKPQVFETTIRVLGGLLSAHIFANQTGQPFHLPWYRGELLSLAHDLGKRLLPAFSTPTGLPYARINLRHGIAKGESVETCTAGAGSLILEFATLSRLTGDDRFEKAAYRAFFGIWNRKSDIDLVGNTINTWTGAWTHPETTGIGAGMDSFYEYALKWYIMSGEIEFLDVWDDAYAALMRFSRTKDGHSYRTVNMHSGDAAYNTIDSLSAFWPGLQVLAGDVQNAIKLHMIYYNLWRQHAGLPEVYDTNYKQATSHSYPLRPEFIESTWYLYRATRDPFYLDVGERVLFDLTTRAKVQCGLAGISDLRTNKRDDRMESFALSETLKYLYLLFDEDNPLHSDDSNYVFTTEGHILTLGQQHMKPASSARKRTRKIVNHQCPIYTPFVTTLDHRRKPPGPGLVQGIRSRPDVDYARQLVGLAPSHADQQYWSPDGWCERPKVDPYTYEFILAAPGQNVQEDLSPSLLKLGVQPDGYIIHNVSGIRTQIVQRLDGQGYDIKKLGHYSVRPGQLVYINDSTIFPSGGDSIAQDELHRREPEVNFRLFTVQTDPTAPLPISLLNKGNIDISVPGYTAKFGADLSSYVVFDSVDAVPRIRTAEGVPILRDPENTHGCDPYDRPYPHSMLIVRRGECTFLEKAVHARDAGAAGVIIISNEEGAINPTANIDELEDAGDLSSVAVVLLPKKAGDAFEDLLILTESMQSTQIMMALQHQLNSESGDLGYIPIEEEEHPKDPNRILYINGHPLINTRLLV encoded by the exons ATGAAGTGGGGCAGCTACTGGCCAGAGGTTCTTATAGTTGTCGGCCTTCTTGCCTTCAATGGATCCCGGTGGTTTCACGCGACGGACGCTTCAAGCCCTCTAAAGGTTTCGTCTGGTTGGACTTCCCAACGGAAATTAGCCGCGCG CGAAAAAACACGGGAACTATGGTATCACGGATTTGATAATTATATGACATTCG CCTTCCCCTTGGATGAG CTTACCCCGTTGTCGTGCTCAGGGCAGGGACCGGATTGGACCAATGT CGGCAACTACGCTGCCAACGATGTTGCAGGCAACTTCTCTCTCACACTCGTCGACGTTCTTGATACCCTTGTTGTGCTGGATGATCGTACGGGTTTCGAAAAAGCAGTAAAGaatgttatcgaatgggTATCGTTTGACGTCAACACTAAGCCCCAAGTTTTTGAAACAACAATCCGCGTTCTTGGAGGCCTTCTTTCTGCACATATATTTGCCAATCAGACAGGGCAGCCATTCCATCTCCCATGGTACCGAGGCGAACTTCTTTCCCTAGCACACGACCTTGGAAAGCGGTTATTACCGGCCTTTTCGACTCCCACAGGGCTCCCATATGCAAGG ATTAATCTTCGACATGGTATTGCGAAAGGCGAATCGGTGGAGACAT GTACCGCTGGTGCAGGTTCTCTGATATTGGAGTTTGCAACCCTTAGTCGCTTAACTGGCGACGATCGTTTTGAAAAGGCAGCTTATCGG GCTTTCTTTGGTATATGGAATCGGAAGTCAGACATTGACCTAGTCGGAAATACTATCAATACGTGGACTGGT GCCTGGACACACCCGGAGACCACAGGTATAGGGGCTGGTATGGATTCCTTCTATGAATATGCTTTGAAGTGGTATATCATGAGTG GAGAAATAGAGTTTCTTGACGTTTGGGATGATGCATACGCTGCTTTGATGCGATTTTCCAGAACAAAAGATGGGCATTCG TACCGAACGGTGAACATGCATAGCGGCGATGCCGCTTACAATACGATTGACTCTCTATCGGCATTTTGGCCTGGGCTTCAAGTCCTCGCTGGCGATGTACAAAATGCAATCAAGTTACACATGATCT ATTATAACCTGTGGAGGCAACATGCAGGTCTGCCCGAAGTATATGATACAAACTATAAACAAGCTACTTCTCATTCATATCCATTACGACCAG AATTTATTGAATCTACTTGGTATTTATATCGC GCTACACGTGACCCTTTTTATTTGGATGTTGGAGAAAGAGTTCTTTTCGACCTTACTACCCGTGCAAAAGTCCAATGTGGTTTGGCTGGCATCTCAGATCTCCGTACGAATAAACGAGATGATCGAATGGAATCTTTTGCCCTGTCGGAGACCCTAAAG TACCTGTACCTCCTTTTTGACGAGGATAACCCTCTTCATAGTGATGACTCTAATTACGTTTTCACCACCGAAGGACATATTTTAACATTGGGCCAACAACACATGAAACCAGCTTCTTCCGCCAGAAAGCGAACAAGAAAAATTGTAAATCACCAGTGCCCAATATATACTCCATTCGTCACAACTCTGGATCATCGACGCAAACCTCCAGGACCAGGACTGGTCCAAGGTATAAGGTCAAGGCCGGATGTTGATTACGCCCGCCAGTTGGTAGGCCTTGCGCCTAGTCACGCCGATCAACAATATTGGTCGCCAGATGGCTGGTGTGAACGACCTAAAGTCGACCCCTAT ACTTATGAATTTATTCTGGCCGCTCCTGGCCAAAATGTGCAGGAGGATTTAAGCCCAAGTTTACTCAAACTTGGGGTTCAACCTGATGGATATATAATTCACAATGTATCTGGCATTCGAACTCAGATTGTACAACGTCTTGATGGACAAGGTTATGATATCAAGAAAT TGGGTCATTATTCCGTCCGCCCAGGCCAATTGGTTTATATCAATGATTCGACAATTTTCCCCTCAGGTGGAGATAGTATTGCCCAAGACGAACTCCATCGACGTGAACCTGAAGTCAATTTTAGACTATTTACTGTGCAGACGGATCCCACCGCCCCCTTGCCGATTAGTCTTCTCAACAAAGGCAACATCGACATTTCAGTGCCGGGTTATACAGCCAAATTTGGGGCGGATTTATCCTCATATGTTGTTTTCGACTCAGTTGACGCAGTTCCACGGATTCGAACTGCCGAAGGTGTGCCCATCCTACGAGACCCTGAAAATACCCATGGCTGCGACCCATACGACCGACCCTACCCTCACAGTATGTTAATTGTTCGACGGGGAGAGTGTACCTTTTTGGAGAAAGCCGTACATGCCCGTGATGCCGGGGCAGCTGGAGTTATCATCATTAGCAATGAAGAAGGCGCCATAAACCCCACAGCGAATATCGATGAATTGGAAGATGCTGGAGACCTTTCAAGCGTAGCTGTTGTATTATTACCCAAGAAGGCGGGAGATGCTTTTGAGGATCTGTTGATTCTGACAGAAAGCATGCAATCTACCCAGATTATGATGGCACTGCAGCATCAATTAAATTCGGAGTCGGGAGATCTGGGGTATATACCcatagaggaggaggaacatCCTAAAGATCCAAATCGAATATTGTATATCAACGGCCATCCACTAATAAACACCCGTTTGTTGGTTTAA